In a genomic window of Roseiflexus castenholzii DSM 13941:
- a CDS encoding NADH-quinone oxidoreductase subunit B has translation MSDDRDIQLEAEKQGVFLTTMQRFYNWGRRSSVWPLSFGLACCAIEMMATGLARFDLARFGAEMFRASPRQADLMIVAGTVTKKMAPQVVRLYNQMPEPRYVISMGACATSGGPFRDGYNVLRGIDLLIPVDVYIPGCPPRPEALLHALMTLQKQIDAQRLNRVRWYGKREAKEYPVPAFGKHGLEIDGKLVDPVGGLPLISPYTSPTHGEMRSGEIEHPELVRHFPIMDETVELESPNKAKGVAPEIRHNDLKRPAVEVDHARDEQR, from the coding sequence ATGTCTGATGATCGTGATATCCAGCTCGAAGCGGAAAAGCAGGGCGTCTTTTTGACGACCATGCAGCGATTTTATAACTGGGGGCGGCGTTCGTCAGTCTGGCCCCTATCGTTTGGGCTTGCATGCTGTGCCATTGAAATGATGGCGACCGGTCTGGCGCGCTTCGACCTGGCGCGCTTTGGGGCTGAGATGTTTCGGGCGTCGCCGCGTCAGGCAGACCTGATGATCGTCGCGGGGACGGTCACGAAGAAGATGGCGCCGCAGGTGGTGCGTCTCTACAATCAGATGCCCGAACCGCGCTATGTCATTTCGATGGGCGCCTGCGCGACATCCGGCGGCCCGTTCCGCGATGGGTACAATGTGTTGCGCGGCATTGATCTTCTGATCCCGGTTGATGTCTATATTCCCGGTTGCCCGCCGCGCCCCGAAGCTCTGCTCCACGCCTTGATGACATTGCAGAAGCAGATCGATGCGCAACGCCTGAACCGGGTGCGCTGGTATGGCAAACGCGAGGCGAAAGAGTATCCGGTGCCGGCATTTGGTAAACATGGGTTGGAGATCGATGGCAAACTGGTCGATCCGGTTGGCGGGTTGCCGCTTATCAGCCCATATACGTCGCCAACTCACGGCGAAATGCGCTCCGGCGAGATCGAACACCCGGAACTGGTGCGCCATTTCCCGATTATGGACGAAACGGTCGAACTGGAATCGCCCAACAAGGCGAAAGGTGTTGCGCCGGAGATTCGGCATAACGACCTGAAACGCCCTGCTGTCGAGGTGGATCATGCCCGTGATGAGCAGCGCTGA
- a CDS encoding NADH-quinone oxidoreductase subunit A, with product MLADYAFIGVFFIGAVIFPLVPLVAAYFLGPKRPTPIKLDTYECGLEAVGDIRVQFKIQYYLYALAFVIFDIEVVFLYPWAVAYGQIGLFALIAMAIFLVILVGGLVYEWKKGALEWV from the coding sequence ATGCTGGCGGATTATGCGTTTATTGGCGTGTTCTTCATCGGTGCGGTCATCTTTCCGCTCGTGCCGCTGGTGGCCGCGTATTTCCTTGGACCCAAACGCCCTACGCCGATCAAGCTCGACACGTATGAGTGTGGGCTGGAAGCGGTGGGCGACATTCGGGTGCAGTTCAAGATTCAGTACTATCTGTATGCACTGGCGTTCGTTATCTTCGATATCGAAGTGGTCTTTCTGTACCCATGGGCAGTCGCATATGGGCAGATTGGGCTGTTCGCGTTGATTGCAATGGCGATCTTTCTCGTCATTCTGGTCGGTGGTCTGGTGTACGAATGGAAGAAGGGTGCGCTCGAGTGGGTGTAG
- a CDS encoding NADH-quinone oxidoreductase subunit D, producing the protein MLQTQELQINIGPQHPSTHGVFRMIVTVDGETIIDLKPVFGYLHRNHEQLAEVSTYIQSMPYTDRLDYFNSMANNHALALAVEKLAGISVPQRAEYIRVLMVELTRILNHASAVGFLLNDMGAWQTPLMFGMREREKILDLFEMASGARMMCNYFRFGGVWRDLPPEFIPQLKELMQGLPSFFDEFERLLRENEILLSRTVNVGILPKEVAVSYSVTGPVLRASGIPYDVRRAEPYSVYGDLDFDIPIGSVGDVYDRFLIRIEEMRQSYRILQQVIERLPDTTGGHINPAMANIGKQKALRPPPGDAYARIESPKGELGFYLVSDGSERPYRYKVRAPSFINLTPLGDMCRGHKVADVVVILGSIDIVMGEVDR; encoded by the coding sequence ATGCTGCAAACGCAGGAACTCCAGATCAATATCGGTCCGCAGCACCCATCGACGCACGGGGTCTTTCGGATGATCGTCACCGTTGATGGTGAGACGATCATCGATCTCAAGCCGGTCTTCGGGTATCTGCACCGCAATCACGAGCAACTGGCGGAAGTCTCGACGTATATTCAGTCGATGCCATACACCGACCGGCTCGATTATTTCAATTCGATGGCGAATAACCACGCGCTGGCGCTGGCAGTCGAGAAACTGGCCGGTATCAGTGTGCCGCAGCGTGCCGAGTATATTCGCGTGCTGATGGTCGAACTGACCCGCATTCTCAACCATGCCTCGGCGGTTGGCTTTCTGCTGAACGACATGGGCGCATGGCAGACGCCGTTGATGTTTGGGATGCGCGAGCGAGAGAAGATTCTTGACCTGTTCGAGATGGCGAGCGGCGCGCGGATGATGTGCAATTACTTCCGCTTCGGCGGCGTGTGGCGCGACCTTCCGCCGGAGTTTATTCCGCAACTCAAGGAGTTGATGCAAGGGTTGCCATCGTTCTTCGATGAGTTCGAGCGCCTGCTGCGAGAAAATGAAATCCTGCTGTCGCGCACGGTGAATGTTGGTATTTTGCCAAAAGAAGTTGCTGTTTCGTACAGCGTCACCGGCCCGGTGTTGCGCGCGTCGGGTATTCCGTATGATGTGCGCCGCGCTGAACCATATAGCGTGTACGGTGATCTTGACTTCGACATTCCGATCGGGTCGGTGGGGGATGTGTATGATCGTTTCCTGATCCGTATCGAGGAGATGCGTCAGAGTTATCGCATCCTGCAACAGGTGATCGAGCGCCTGCCCGATACCACTGGCGGACATATCAACCCGGCGATGGCGAACATCGGTAAACAGAAGGCGCTGCGCCCGCCGCCGGGTGATGCGTATGCGCGCATTGAGTCGCCTAAGGGGGAACTCGGCTTTTACCTGGTGAGCGATGGCAGTGAGCGACCGTATCGCTATAAGGTGCGCGCGCCGTCGTTTATCAACCTGACGCCCCTCGGCGATATGTGCCGTGGGCATAAGGTCGCCGATGTGGTGGTTATCCTCGGCAGTATCGATATTGTGATGGGTGAGGTGGATCGGTAG
- a CDS encoding complex I subunit 1/NuoH family protein, translated as MTDILRSWIGSALPDWLIVLIAYLLVTVIVLFYAVGNFIVMVWAERRVVARMQDRLGPNRVGPAGLLQPIADAVKMFTKEDIVPRSADRWVHLLAPIVSLAPVAMMLAVVPWGRGWEPIDLNVALLYMVAVSAVSGVGLMMAGWGSNNKFALLGAMRAVAQLVSYEIPAVTALLTVVILAGGMSLMELPYLQAGVPVMGATILCGDPAGCSPLLYTTMTSFPGSTTEPVQALDLGLGWWVFTPVGLLGFIVFFIAALAEGERTPFDIPEADSEIVAGYMTEYSGMKFATFYIAQYILNFALSALAAVAFLGGWQGPGVAALANMGGPWVHVAAALSAFYLLAKIWLLFFVMIWLRGAFPRLRVDQLMDFAWKLLLPLVLVNIVSASLMVGLTQWTSAQWGGLISLDGVSPWQRQLIAILVTAIINIAAAYWILSINQRPAEVEWDEEGIVAP; from the coding sequence ATGACGGACATCCTGCGATCATGGATTGGCAGCGCCCTGCCGGACTGGCTGATCGTCTTGATCGCCTATCTGCTGGTGACGGTTATTGTGCTGTTTTATGCCGTCGGGAACTTTATCGTGATGGTCTGGGCAGAACGGCGCGTAGTGGCTCGTATGCAGGATCGCCTCGGTCCCAACCGGGTCGGACCGGCTGGTTTGCTGCAACCAATTGCCGATGCGGTCAAGATGTTCACCAAGGAAGACATCGTTCCGCGCAGCGCTGATCGCTGGGTTCACCTGCTGGCGCCGATCGTTTCACTCGCGCCGGTGGCGATGATGCTCGCTGTGGTTCCGTGGGGTCGCGGCTGGGAACCGATCGATCTGAACGTCGCACTGCTCTACATGGTCGCGGTATCGGCAGTATCGGGCGTTGGGTTGATGATGGCGGGCTGGGGATCGAACAACAAATTCGCGCTCCTCGGTGCGATGCGCGCGGTGGCACAATTGGTCTCCTACGAAATCCCGGCAGTCACGGCGCTGCTGACGGTCGTCATTCTGGCCGGCGGCATGTCGCTGATGGAGTTGCCGTATCTCCAGGCAGGTGTGCCGGTGATGGGGGCGACTATTCTGTGTGGCGATCCGGCAGGCTGCTCGCCGCTGCTGTATACCACGATGACATCATTCCCCGGCTCAACGACTGAACCGGTGCAGGCGCTCGACCTCGGCTTGGGGTGGTGGGTGTTTACGCCGGTGGGATTGCTCGGCTTCATCGTCTTCTTTATTGCGGCGCTTGCGGAAGGTGAGCGCACGCCGTTTGACATTCCCGAGGCGGATTCGGAGATTGTCGCAGGCTATATGACCGAGTACAGCGGCATGAAGTTTGCGACGTTCTATATCGCGCAGTACATCCTCAACTTTGCGCTGTCGGCGCTCGCCGCCGTCGCTTTCCTTGGCGGTTGGCAGGGTCCGGGGGTCGCGGCGCTGGCGAATATGGGAGGTCCGTGGGTGCATGTCGCGGCGGCGCTCTCGGCGTTCTATCTGCTCGCCAAGATCTGGCTCCTGTTCTTCGTGATGATCTGGTTGCGCGGCGCCTTCCCACGGCTGCGCGTCGATCAGTTGATGGATTTTGCCTGGAAACTGCTGCTGCCGCTCGTGTTGGTCAATATTGTGTCTGCTTCGTTGATGGTAGGGCTGACCCAGTGGACGAGCGCACAGTGGGGCGGATTGATCAGCCTGGACGGAGTTTCGCCCTGGCAACGTCAGTTGATCGCCATTCTGGTGACGGCGATCATTAATATTGCTGCTGCGTACTGGATCCTCTCGATCAATCAGCGCCCGGCAGAGGTGGAATGGGATGAGGAAGGGATTGTCGCTCCCTGA
- a CDS encoding NADH-quinone oxidoreductase subunit J family protein, with protein sequence MNTLITVLFLIFAALILASAILTVTVKNIVHAALWLISSFFGVGALYLLMEAEFLGVAQVLIYVGALSILILFAIMLTRDLEGSQNRQLTPRWWIALIVPAALFGLLIVPTVMTHAWQLPPPPPTGQPPAISGAQQIGTAFMREYLLSFEVAAILLTVAMIGAIVIAFEERERRRRVLTLAEQVRLRQQQRQQPQPAPRPEPAATAIQASEATGGET encoded by the coding sequence ATGAATACGCTGATTACGGTTCTTTTTCTGATCTTTGCCGCGCTCATCCTGGCGTCTGCGATCTTGACCGTTACGGTGAAGAATATTGTGCATGCGGCGCTCTGGCTGATTTCGTCGTTTTTCGGGGTCGGCGCGCTCTATCTGTTGATGGAGGCGGAGTTTCTCGGCGTGGCGCAGGTGCTGATCTACGTCGGTGCGCTGTCGATCCTGATCCTGTTCGCCATTATGCTGACGCGCGATCTGGAAGGAAGCCAGAATCGGCAACTGACGCCGCGCTGGTGGATTGCGTTGATTGTGCCGGCGGCGCTGTTTGGCCTTCTGATTGTGCCGACGGTCATGACCCATGCCTGGCAACTCCCGCCGCCGCCGCCAACCGGTCAACCGCCGGCTATCTCGGGTGCGCAGCAAATTGGTACGGCATTTATGCGTGAGTATCTCCTGTCGTTTGAAGTGGCGGCGATCTTGCTGACGGTGGCGATGATCGGTGCTATCGTCATCGCTTTCGAGGAACGCGAACGCCGGCGCCGTGTGCTGACCCTGGCGGAGCAGGTGCGCCTGCGCCAGCAGCAACGGCAACAACCGCAACCTGCGCCGCGCCCCGAACCGGCTGCGACGGCTATCCAGGCGTCGGAAGCGACTGGCGGTGAGACGTGA
- a CDS encoding NADH-quinone oxidoreductase subunit C, translating into MSSAELKERLARDLPGVLMPTRTRTPTSNGGEAAAGDGKTARPKRGEHAPVDLLATDDAVVYPDRLPEVARYVRDVLGYQLLSNITAVDYLVDGVIEMVYHFFHLDGGPELVIKTRVPRDNPVVPSLTDEWPGANLQEREAFDLFGVVFPGHPNLTRIYMWDEFEGWPMRKDFPKQGDKYFGESEE; encoded by the coding sequence ATGAGCAGCGCTGAACTCAAAGAGCGGCTGGCGCGCGATCTACCCGGCGTTTTAATGCCGACACGCACCCGCACGCCAACGAGCAACGGGGGCGAAGCAGCGGCTGGCGATGGGAAGACGGCGCGTCCCAAGCGCGGCGAGCACGCGCCTGTCGACCTGTTGGCGACTGACGATGCGGTGGTGTATCCTGATCGTCTCCCAGAAGTGGCGCGCTATGTGCGTGATGTCCTTGGCTATCAGTTGCTCTCGAATATCACGGCGGTCGATTATCTCGTTGACGGCGTGATTGAGATGGTCTACCATTTCTTTCATCTCGATGGTGGTCCCGAACTGGTCATCAAAACCCGCGTGCCGCGCGACAATCCGGTTGTGCCGTCGTTGACCGATGAGTGGCCCGGGGCAAACCTCCAGGAACGTGAGGCGTTTGATCTGTTTGGGGTGGTCTTCCCCGGTCATCCGAACCTGACTCGAATTTATATGTGGGATGAGTTCGAGGGGTGGCCGATGCGCAAAGATTTTCCCAAGCAAGGTGATAAATACTTTGGCGAGAGTGAAGAGTGA
- a CDS encoding 4Fe-4S dicluster domain-containing protein, giving the protein MTTEIEQETSETQTTRGKVYVIDRGQTKLRAGQGLLTGLDVVFRHFRDALTRKLEKPSQQTGVFTVQYPEERLKLPEAFRNFPILLYDDETGQELCTSCFQCQRICPPQVIHMTQARDPSTGKPVPAVAEFLIEYDACMSCGLCAEVCPFDAIKMDHEFEYSTDVHGGLTINKAALNRPISYYEKIAPTFWAEVKDSALKKLQSNVKRRPDLIGVAPQMVEKIKAKRAETAAAQAPAPVSATPDAAPADKAARLAAARARAAEKAAETTPAPATDAAPTDKAALLAAIRAANAAKKTETGAGEPAAPATDAAPTDKAARLAAIRAANAAKKTETGAGEPAAPATDAAPTDKAARLAAIRAANAAKKAAEGAPAAGGADVAPSPSVVEHAPVAGGADVSSPSPATQAADPTTDAAPLAGSMPTDKAARLAAIRAANAAKKAAAQNDGSEQ; this is encoded by the coding sequence ATGACGACTGAAATAGAACAAGAAACGTCGGAGACTCAGACGACGCGGGGTAAGGTCTATGTCATTGACCGTGGCCAAACGAAACTGCGCGCCGGTCAGGGCTTGTTGACGGGTCTCGATGTCGTCTTTCGTCACTTCCGCGATGCGCTGACGCGCAAACTGGAAAAACCAAGCCAGCAGACGGGCGTGTTCACCGTTCAGTATCCCGAAGAACGCCTGAAACTTCCAGAGGCGTTCCGCAACTTTCCGATCCTGCTCTATGATGACGAAACCGGCCAGGAATTGTGTACGTCGTGCTTTCAGTGCCAGCGTATTTGTCCGCCGCAGGTCATTCATATGACGCAGGCGCGCGACCCGTCAACCGGCAAGCCGGTTCCGGCGGTTGCTGAGTTTCTGATCGAGTACGATGCCTGCATGAGTTGCGGTCTGTGCGCTGAGGTCTGCCCGTTCGACGCCATCAAAATGGATCACGAGTTCGAATACTCGACGGATGTGCATGGCGGATTAACCATCAACAAGGCGGCGTTGAACCGTCCGATCTCGTACTACGAGAAGATCGCGCCGACGTTCTGGGCAGAGGTGAAGGACAGTGCACTGAAGAAGTTGCAGAGCAATGTGAAGCGCCGTCCTGACCTGATCGGCGTTGCGCCGCAGATGGTCGAGAAGATCAAGGCGAAACGCGCCGAAACTGCCGCTGCTCAGGCGCCTGCTCCTGTTTCTGCAACGCCTGATGCTGCGCCCGCCGATAAAGCCGCGCGCCTCGCGGCTGCGCGCGCGCGGGCCGCTGAAAAAGCCGCTGAAACAACCCCTGCTCCGGCAACCGATGCCGCACCGACCGACAAAGCCGCGCTCCTGGCAGCTATTCGCGCCGCGAACGCAGCGAAGAAGACGGAAACGGGCGCTGGCGAACCTGCTGCTCCGGCAACCGACGCTGCACCGACCGACAAAGCCGCGCGCCTGGCGGCTATTCGCGCCGCGAACGCAGCGAAGAAGACGGAAACGGGCGCTGGCGAACCTGCTGCTCCGGCAACCGACGCTGCACCGACCGACAAAGCCGCGCGCCTGGCGGCCATTCGCGCCGCGAACGCAGCGAAAAAAGCGGCTGAAGGCGCGCCCGCTGCTGGCGGCGCCGACGTTGCTCCGTCGCCTTCTGTGGTCGAACATGCGCCTGTCGCCGGGGGCGCTGATGTCTCATCTCCATCTCCTGCAACACAAGCCGCTGATCCGACAACCGACGCTGCGCCGCTCGCCGGCAGTATGCCGACCGATAAGGCGGCCCGCCTGGCAGCCATTCGCGCCGCGAATGCGGCAAAAAAAGCGGCGGCGCAAAATGACGGAAGTGAACAATAA
- the nuoK gene encoding NADH-quinone oxidoreductase subunit NuoK, whose protein sequence is MPSMTEAVPLSWVLTLAGALFCVGLFGALSRRNTVGILLGIELMLNAVNINLVAFWRYLEPNVVAGQTFALFVITVAAAEAAIGLAMIIAIYRARQTVNADEVDSLRG, encoded by the coding sequence ATGCCGTCAATGACTGAAGCGGTTCCGCTTTCCTGGGTGCTTACACTGGCCGGTGCGCTGTTCTGCGTTGGGTTGTTCGGCGCGCTCTCGAGGCGCAATACCGTCGGCATTCTGCTTGGTATCGAATTGATGCTCAATGCCGTCAATATCAATCTGGTCGCGTTCTGGCGCTACCTGGAGCCGAATGTTGTCGCCGGGCAAACCTTCGCGCTGTTCGTCATTACGGTGGCTGCGGCAGAAGCCGCGATTGGTCTGGCGATGATCATTGCGATCTATCGCGCGCGCCAGACGGTCAATGCCGATGAAGTCGATAGTTTGCGCGGGTAA
- a CDS encoding GNAT family N-acetyltransferase yields MKTSTESNRFVRGHGSVTVTTRKGRTVRIRHIRPTDAALLVDLFHHLSPETRRFRFFTALPDLPDDILWREARRYADFNERKQAAFIALAREGGKDCAIGVVRLVLDKNDPDTAEFAIVLRDDYQREGLGTMMLDLLIQLALVRGIKRLRGISLADNEGIHRLIQKCGFPVESHTSHGETTQIIHLE; encoded by the coding sequence ATGAAGACATCGACCGAGTCGAACCGCTTTGTCCGAGGACATGGTTCCGTAACTGTCACGACCCGCAAGGGGCGCACCGTGCGGATCAGGCACATCCGTCCGACCGACGCAGCATTGCTGGTTGATCTGTTTCACCATCTGTCGCCGGAGACGCGGCGTTTTCGCTTCTTTACCGCGCTGCCCGATCTGCCGGACGATATTCTATGGCGCGAAGCGCGGCGCTATGCGGATTTCAACGAACGGAAACAGGCGGCATTCATCGCCTTGGCGCGTGAGGGTGGAAAAGATTGCGCAATTGGCGTTGTGCGTCTGGTGCTCGATAAGAATGACCCCGACACTGCTGAGTTTGCGATTGTGCTGCGTGATGACTATCAGCGCGAGGGGTTGGGGACAATGATGCTTGACCTGCTCATTCAGCTGGCGCTGGTGCGTGGTATCAAGCGCCTGCGCGGCATCTCTCTGGCGGACAATGAGGGGATTCATCGACTTATCCAGAAATGCGGCTTCCCTGTTGAGAGCCATACGTCGCACGGCGAAACAACGCAGATCATCCATCTGGAGTGA
- a CDS encoding homoserine dehydrogenase, with amino-acid sequence MTPGVSTYRLALVGFGSVGRGLAEILSLHHRRFVDRYGADIRIVAACTRRWCVYDPNGIDAAALLRAASPDAIRALPGACAWKTDQMIASVDADVLVEASPTDMTTGEPATTYVRSAIGRGMHVITANKGPIALHFAELRRLAEERGVMLGFEATVMAGTPALRLGWSDLAGCDIQEVRGIVNGTTNFILTRMERGMDYASALAEAQRLGYAEADPTSDVEGHDAACKAAILANVLMDARLTPADVEREGITGITREMVAAAAATGERWKLIARVWRDGSTTRAAVRPMRLMVEHPLAGIDGATNALTLSTDLLGNVTIIGPGAGGVATGFAILSDLLALHRVRRTENQEPRTEN; translated from the coding sequence ATGACCCCTGGAGTTTCGACCTACCGCCTTGCCCTGGTGGGATTTGGCAGCGTCGGGCGCGGTCTCGCCGAGATCCTGTCGTTGCACCACCGGCGTTTCGTTGATCGCTACGGGGCCGATATACGCATCGTCGCCGCCTGCACCCGGCGCTGGTGCGTGTACGACCCGAACGGAATCGACGCCGCAGCGTTGTTGCGCGCTGCATCACCGGACGCAATCAGGGCATTGCCGGGTGCGTGCGCCTGGAAGACGGATCAGATGATCGCTTCAGTAGACGCCGACGTGCTGGTGGAAGCATCGCCGACCGATATGACAACCGGCGAACCGGCGACGACATATGTCCGTTCGGCAATTGGACGAGGGATGCACGTCATCACCGCTAACAAGGGACCAATTGCGCTCCACTTCGCCGAACTGCGCCGCCTTGCGGAAGAACGCGGCGTGATGCTCGGCTTCGAAGCTACGGTGATGGCGGGAACGCCAGCGTTGCGCCTGGGATGGAGCGACCTGGCAGGGTGCGACATCCAGGAAGTGCGCGGGATTGTGAACGGCACAACCAATTTCATTTTGACCAGAATGGAGCGCGGCATGGACTATGCCAGCGCCCTGGCGGAAGCGCAGCGTCTGGGATATGCCGAGGCGGACCCGACCAGTGATGTGGAGGGACACGATGCTGCGTGCAAAGCCGCTATCCTGGCGAACGTCCTGATGGACGCGCGCCTGACCCCAGCGGATGTCGAGCGTGAAGGGATTACCGGCATCACCCGCGAGATGGTTGCCGCCGCCGCCGCGACCGGCGAACGCTGGAAACTGATTGCGCGGGTCTGGCGCGACGGTTCGACCACGCGAGCAGCGGTGCGCCCAATGCGGTTGATGGTCGAACATCCGCTGGCCGGCATCGATGGTGCGACCAACGCCTTGACGCTTTCCACCGATCTTCTCGGCAATGTAACGATTATCGGCCCGGGAGCAGGCGGGGTCGCCACAGGCTTTGCGATTCTCTCCGATCTGCTGGCGTTGCATCGGGTTCGGAGAACTGAGAACCAAGAACCGAGAACCGAGAACTGA